ATTTTTGTGGGATATTGATTGTAATTGATCTTTATCTTGGCAAGccttaatttcttatatatttgagaCTTGTGTAAGTTAGAACTATGTAGTTTTATAGCACTTAATTCTTCATTGAGGAACTTGTATTTGAGAGTGCCTTGAAAGTGAAACACAAGTTACCTAAGTTTTCAAGGAAAGAACTTAAAGATGAGTGATCAAGATTTAAATATCTTGTattgggattaaaataatagatttagTCATTGAGTTAGGCTTTGCAAATATAGTAAAACCGATTTGCATAAACAATTCTTCtgtattctattttttaattgtttattgcAGATACCATTTGAAATGCCCACTTCTACTGCCACTTCGATAATCAAGCACTATATTTTTCATAAGCAATTATTTACCATAAGTTCAaacaattcatatatattttacaaaaaaaataacaatagtagttttcaaaataaagctattatatatatttatttatttttacttaacaaaaacaaaaacaaaatcaagtagtgaaataatatatttaacttaGATCAGAATCTCtaattcttataaaaattacaaacactACCCTATATAATGTATGCAGATAAAATTTCAATGGACAATTTTTCTCTAAATAATAGGAgttagaagaaagaaaaattggttaataatttgaaaatctaattttggaatattttaaaatgtcaaaagccTTAATGGACTATTAATTCTCAAAGTCCCCCATGTGTCAAAATGTTGATCATAAACTACATTCAATGGTTGATTCACCTTCtctatatatacacaaaattataacccaaaaaaaaaaaaaaaacaaggaccaaaatcataaaaacaaatTGGAATCATGAAATCATTGAGCAGTGCTTCTTTCCTCCTCCTCAGCACGGTTGTCTTCCACCTCTTCTCCTCCGCCGCCGCCGTTGAAACCGATGCTAAGCCCCCTATAATTTCCAAGGGTGATTCGAAATTAAGCCAAAGCGATGGTAGGAAGTTTTGTGTGTCGAAACCCGAAGCTAGTGATGctcaattgaaaaaaaacttgGATTGGGCATGCAAGGAAGGCATCGATTGCAGTCCGGTTGAACCGGGAGCGGTTTGCGATGATCCGGCCAGCCTGAGGTCTCGTGCAAATTATGCCATGAATACTTACTATCGAACGAGAGGTGAAACTAAAAATGCTTGTGATTTTGAAGGCACTGGTCGACTCATCGATACCAATCC
This genomic window from Gossypium raimondii isolate GPD5lz chromosome 10, ASM2569854v1, whole genome shotgun sequence contains:
- the LOC105778442 gene encoding major pollen allergen Ole e 10: MKSLSSASFLLLSTVVFHLFSSAAAVETDAKPPIISKGDSKLSQSDGRKFCVSKPEASDAQLKKNLDWACKEGIDCSPVEPGAVCDDPASLRSRANYAMNTYYRTRGETKNACDFEGTGRLIDTNPSYGECTYL